Proteins co-encoded in one Christiangramia fulva genomic window:
- a CDS encoding AAA family ATPase, with amino-acid sequence MMENDSSVDISRINEKIEKESAFVDLLTREMNKVIVGQKHMVERLLIGLLGQGHILLEGVPGLAKTLAINTLSQAVHGSFSRIQFTPDLLPADVIGTLIYNMKENDFSIKKGPIFANFVLADEINRAPAKVQSALLEAMQEKQVTIGDETFKLDKPFLVMATQNPVEQEGTYPLPEAQVDRFMLKTVIKYPQIAEEQLIIRANLKDGFEKVNPVVGLEQILQAQQAVREVYMDEKIEKYILDIVFATRIPEKYKLEDIKPLISFGASPRGSINLAIASKCYAFIKRRGYVVPEDVRAVVHDVLRHRIGITYEAEAENVTSEDLVNKIVNEIEVP; translated from the coding sequence ATGATGGAAAACGATTCATCAGTTGATATTTCCCGTATTAACGAAAAAATCGAAAAAGAAAGTGCCTTTGTTGACCTGCTAACCCGAGAAATGAATAAGGTCATCGTTGGGCAAAAACACATGGTAGAACGTCTTTTAATTGGTCTCCTTGGTCAGGGACATATCCTCCTGGAAGGAGTTCCAGGACTGGCAAAGACGCTCGCCATCAACACTCTTTCCCAGGCTGTTCACGGGTCTTTTAGTCGTATTCAGTTCACGCCAGATCTTTTACCTGCCGATGTGATAGGTACCCTGATCTATAATATGAAAGAAAACGACTTTAGTATTAAGAAAGGTCCTATTTTCGCTAATTTCGTACTTGCCGATGAGATCAACCGGGCTCCTGCCAAAGTGCAATCTGCCTTATTGGAAGCCATGCAGGAGAAGCAGGTAACTATTGGTGACGAAACTTTCAAACTGGACAAACCCTTTTTGGTAATGGCCACGCAAAACCCGGTCGAGCAGGAAGGTACATATCCGTTACCGGAAGCCCAGGTAGACCGGTTCATGCTTAAAACGGTTATTAAATATCCCCAGATTGCTGAAGAACAGCTGATCATTCGGGCCAATTTGAAAGACGGATTTGAAAAAGTGAACCCGGTAGTTGGTTTGGAACAGATCCTACAAGCGCAACAGGCCGTACGCGAAGTTTATATGGATGAAAAAATTGAAAAATATATCCTCGATATTGTCTTTGCCACCCGTATTCCTGAAAAATATAAGCTTGAGGATATCAAGCCTCTGATCAGTTTTGGAGCTTCCCCAAGGGGTAGCATTAACCTTGCGATCGCCTCAAAATGTTACGCGTTCATCAAGCGCCGCGGCTATGTGGTGCCTGAAGATGTTCGTGCCGTGGTGCACGATGTGCTTCGCCACCGTATTGGAATCACCTATGAGGCAGAGGCCGAA
- a CDS encoding DUF4382 domain-containing protein — protein sequence MKYFLIAGLIIFGLTSCSEDNTDNPESGTANLTVRMTDAPGDYDAVFVDVQDVEIHVQTDGTLEGDTDGDGWISVGNVDTGVYDLLGLTGGVTQVLANSEVPAGYVSQMRLVLGSENSVVIDGETKSLNVPSGQESGLKFQIDKDFVAGENYSFLLDFDVDKSVVVTGNGGYNLNPVIRVNTEANAGKVVGTVLPPADFTADLTSLVVLSNNDVTISAYTDANGNFSLNGVPAGTYKLEVIPDDDSGLSIYTIDEVVVEENSTNDLGEIQL from the coding sequence TTGAAGTATTTTTTAATCGCTGGCCTTATAATATTTGGATTAACCAGTTGTTCTGAAGATAATACCGATAATCCCGAATCCGGAACCGCTAATTTGACAGTCAGGATGACCGATGCGCCCGGAGATTATGATGCGGTCTTCGTGGATGTTCAGGATGTTGAAATTCATGTGCAAACCGATGGAACCCTGGAAGGAGATACTGACGGCGATGGATGGATTAGTGTTGGAAATGTAGACACTGGGGTCTATGATCTTTTAGGCCTTACAGGTGGAGTTACCCAGGTATTGGCTAATTCAGAAGTTCCAGCCGGATACGTGAGTCAGATGCGTTTAGTTTTAGGATCTGAAAATTCAGTGGTAATTGATGGCGAAACAAAATCATTGAATGTTCCCAGTGGCCAGGAATCCGGTTTGAAATTTCAAATAGACAAGGATTTTGTTGCCGGTGAAAACTATTCCTTTTTACTCGATTTTGATGTCGATAAATCGGTTGTGGTTACAGGAAATGGAGGTTATAACCTGAACCCGGTAATAAGAGTAAATACTGAAGCCAATGCCGGAAAGGTGGTAGGAACCGTTTTACCTCCAGCCGATTTTACTGCTGATCTTACCAGCCTTGTAGTGCTTAGTAATAATGATGTTACCATCTCAGCCTATACCGATGCCAATGGTAATTTCTCCCTTAATGGAGTTCCTGCCGGAACTTATAAATTAGAGGTCATTCCTGATGACGATTCTGGATTAAGTATCTACACCATTGATGAGGTTGTGGTAGAAGAAAACAGCACCAACGATCTGGGTGAAATTCAGTTATAA
- a CDS encoding SDR family NAD(P)-dependent oxidoreductase, giving the protein MKTALITGATSGIGKSTAIRFALNGIRLILCGRRQERLEKLKQELSGETEVHILSFDVRNKDDVFEKIGSLPEDFRRIDILVNNAGNAHGLDPIQQGNMDDWDAMLDINVKGLLYVSKAVMPGMIERQSGHIINIGSTAGKEVYPRGNVYCASKHAVDAINQGMRIDLNGNGIRVGAVNPGLVHTEFSEVRFKGDTEKAEKVYDGFQPLKPEDIADIIHFVVTRPYHVNIADLTVLPTAQATSTIVDKN; this is encoded by the coding sequence ATGAAAACTGCATTAATTACAGGCGCTACCAGCGGAATTGGTAAATCAACGGCGATACGGTTCGCCCTTAACGGCATTAGATTAATTCTCTGCGGAAGGCGACAGGAAAGGCTGGAAAAGCTAAAACAGGAGCTTTCTGGGGAAACAGAGGTACACATCCTCAGTTTTGATGTGAGGAATAAAGACGATGTGTTTGAAAAAATTGGTTCCCTGCCAGAAGATTTCCGTAGAATTGACATTCTCGTCAATAACGCAGGAAATGCCCACGGCCTGGATCCCATTCAGCAGGGAAATATGGATGATTGGGATGCTATGCTCGATATTAACGTAAAAGGTTTGCTGTATGTGAGTAAAGCGGTGATGCCGGGAATGATCGAAAGGCAATCTGGACATATTATAAATATTGGTTCCACTGCAGGTAAAGAAGTTTACCCAAGAGGAAATGTGTACTGTGCAAGTAAACATGCGGTTGATGCCATTAATCAGGGTATGCGCATTGACCTTAACGGAAACGGAATACGTGTTGGCGCTGTAAATCCGGGACTTGTGCATACCGAATTCAGTGAAGTTCGTTTTAAAGGCGACACTGAAAAAGCCGAAAAAGTCTATGATGGATTTCAGCCGCTAAAGCCGGAAGACATAGCCGATATCATTCATTTTGTGGTCACAAGACCTTACCATGTTAATATCGCTGATCTTACCGTTCTACCTACGGCGCAGGCAACAAGTACTATCGTTGATAAAAATTGA
- a CDS encoding four helix bundle protein encodes MSHFKNFQDLEIYNLARVQCQRIWNLIQETELKNDYKLRDQINASSGSVMDNIAEGFGRGGNKEFIQFLAIARGSNNETMAQLQRAYDRKHISEEDFLQITKNAEVLGNQISKFLNYLKASEKRGSKFNKK; translated from the coding sequence ATGTCTCATTTCAAAAATTTTCAAGACCTGGAAATTTATAATCTCGCCCGAGTCCAATGTCAGAGAATCTGGAATTTAATTCAGGAAACTGAATTAAAAAACGATTATAAATTGAGAGATCAAATTAATGCCTCTTCAGGTTCGGTAATGGACAATATTGCAGAAGGTTTTGGAAGGGGAGGAAATAAAGAATTCATTCAATTTCTGGCGATAGCTCGGGGATCAAATAATGAAACCATGGCTCAGTTGCAAAGGGCTTATGATAGAAAACATATTTCAGAAGAAGATTTTCTTCAGATAACAAAAAATGCAGAAGTCCTTGGAAATCAAATTTCCAAATTTCTTAATTACCTGAAAGCTTCAGAAAAAAGAGGGTCCAAATTCAATAAAAAATAA
- a CDS encoding ATP-binding protein, with product MINKRLLIKNLLAHNDENSFYDKKRQLNIGEKEGKAKFLKHICALSNSNPENNSYIVIGVEDEDNSIVGIDFFDDSKIQNLINAYLTNPPIISYENIPFPHLSDELVVGLVTIRPNHGRICSFRKNIWKYYGGSVFFRDGSISMPKVFDIEIKDINSQIVASIENHSHNNIEHTLDGVFDFMKKRRDYNPAYKVFKEYFVVCWAGKQKKNHSDIYYSRVDIELINEQVKLFYSDLDEVSISLDNDNFTIVEYVHLGLHDQFKYYPLEEVVIHFRDNGSYEIESQLLFKPPAFDKKTLYHIYNTNKALVEKLKKGYELNKEQQKDLRNLPSTYLLCYLNNFKEALTKLEEAKPYLKAYDPEIYNSYKESMRILRKVKYN from the coding sequence GTGATCAACAAACGCCTTCTCATTAAAAACCTGCTCGCGCATAACGACGAGAACAGCTTTTATGATAAAAAGCGGCAACTCAATATTGGCGAAAAAGAAGGGAAGGCTAAATTTTTAAAGCATATCTGCGCTCTTTCAAATTCCAATCCCGAGAACAATTCGTATATCGTGATTGGCGTTGAAGATGAAGATAATAGCATTGTGGGCATCGATTTCTTTGACGACAGCAAAATTCAGAATCTCATCAATGCCTATCTTACAAATCCCCCGATCATTTCCTATGAAAATATTCCCTTCCCGCACCTTTCTGATGAACTGGTTGTGGGGCTCGTAACCATCAGGCCTAACCACGGAAGAATATGCTCTTTCAGAAAAAATATTTGGAAATATTACGGAGGTTCGGTCTTCTTTAGGGATGGGAGTATTAGCATGCCCAAAGTTTTTGATATTGAGATAAAAGATATAAACTCCCAAATTGTCGCTTCCATTGAAAATCATTCCCATAACAATATCGAGCATACCCTGGATGGCGTTTTTGATTTCATGAAAAAAAGAAGAGATTATAATCCCGCCTATAAAGTCTTTAAAGAATATTTTGTGGTTTGTTGGGCGGGAAAACAAAAAAAGAATCACAGCGATATTTATTACTCAAGAGTAGATATAGAACTTATAAACGAACAGGTTAAGCTGTTTTATTCAGATCTTGATGAAGTGAGCATCAGCCTCGATAATGACAATTTCACAATTGTGGAATATGTGCATTTAGGACTTCACGACCAGTTTAAATATTATCCGCTTGAAGAGGTGGTCATTCATTTCAGGGATAATGGAAGCTATGAGATAGAAAGTCAGCTTCTTTTTAAACCCCCCGCCTTTGATAAAAAAACGCTTTATCACATCTACAACACCAATAAAGCACTGGTAGAAAAATTGAAAAAAGGTTATGAGCTCAACAAAGAACAGCAAAAAGACCTTCGAAATCTGCCTTCTACTTATTTATTATGTTATTTGAATAATTTTAAAGAAGCTTTAACCAAACTCGAAGAAGCCAAACCTTATCTTAAGGCGTATGATCCTGAGATCTACAACTCTTATAAAGAAAGTATGCGAATTTTGCGGAAGGTGAAATACAATTAA
- a CDS encoding metallophosphoesterase family protein yields the protein MGRKLVIGDLHGGLRGLVQLLERIDLTPDDQLIFLGDYVDGWSDSANTVSYLIDLSRQNSCIFLRGNHDDLAHKWLETGELNQKWLEHGGQSSIDAYRDFTDEQLEAHMEFFHQMFNYYKDDENRLFVHAGFTNLHGPDYEYHDTGYYWDRTLWEMVLSLDPDLKKEDDFFPSRLQHFKEIYIGHTPVTRIGKTKPFHKANVWNVDTGAAFKGPISAIDVETKELYQSDPVHTLYPGEKGRN from the coding sequence ATGGGTAGAAAACTGGTTATTGGAGATCTTCACGGCGGTTTACGCGGTCTTGTTCAGCTTTTAGAAAGAATTGATCTCACCCCTGATGATCAGCTCATCTTCCTGGGAGATTATGTAGACGGATGGAGCGATTCAGCAAATACGGTGAGTTACCTCATCGATCTTTCCAGGCAGAATTCCTGTATCTTTTTAAGAGGAAATCATGACGATCTTGCCCATAAATGGCTGGAAACGGGGGAACTTAATCAAAAATGGCTTGAACATGGCGGCCAGTCGAGTATAGATGCATACCGCGACTTCACCGATGAACAACTGGAGGCACATATGGAATTTTTTCACCAGATGTTCAATTATTATAAAGATGATGAAAACAGGTTATTTGTGCATGCCGGGTTTACCAATCTCCACGGCCCAGATTATGAATATCACGACACGGGTTATTACTGGGACCGCACACTTTGGGAAATGGTTCTTTCCCTGGATCCTGATCTAAAAAAAGAAGATGATTTTTTCCCAAGCAGGCTTCAACACTTCAAAGAAATCTATATTGGCCATACTCCGGTGACCAGAATTGGCAAAACCAAACCCTTTCATAAAGCCAATGTCTGGAATGTAGATACCGGCGCTGCTTTTAAAGGTCCTATCTCGGCAATAGACGTGGAAACCAAGGAACTTTATCAAAGTGACCCCGTGCACACCTTATATCCCGGGGAAAAGGGCAGAAATTAA
- a CDS encoding acyl-ACP desaturase, with protein MALKNMRLEVMQTVEKSVQGFIDKYLIPVEDIWQPTDLLPNLENDEGFEVVHQIREEAKELGYDFWVVLVADMVTEEALPTYESWLMDMEGVEQHGKSRGEQNAWAKWVRQWTGEENRHGDTLNKYLYLSGRVNMKEIERTTHHLINDGFDIGTGRDPYRNFVYTSFQELATNISHKRVGQLAKKKGNKMLGKMCNIIAGDEMRHYMAYRDFVKTIFEIDPSEMMLAFQDMMKKKIVMPAQFLRESGQGIAEAFENFSNAAQRLGVYTTYDYIDILQKLNSFWEIDKMNSLTDEAEKARDYLMHLPDRMSRIADRISIPQDPHRFKWVEANGMV; from the coding sequence ATGGCATTAAAAAATATGAGATTAGAGGTAATGCAAACTGTCGAGAAATCGGTTCAGGGTTTCATCGATAAATACCTCATTCCCGTAGAAGATATATGGCAACCCACCGACTTACTCCCCAATCTTGAGAATGATGAAGGTTTTGAAGTAGTACATCAAATACGGGAAGAAGCCAAAGAACTTGGCTATGATTTCTGGGTGGTGCTCGTAGCCGATATGGTAACTGAAGAAGCACTACCCACCTACGAATCCTGGTTAATGGATATGGAAGGTGTGGAACAACATGGAAAATCCCGTGGCGAACAAAATGCCTGGGCTAAATGGGTACGCCAGTGGACCGGCGAAGAAAACCGTCACGGCGACACCCTGAATAAGTATTTATACCTTTCAGGAAGGGTAAATATGAAAGAAATAGAAAGAACCACCCACCACCTTATCAATGACGGCTTTGATATTGGAACCGGAAGGGATCCCTACCGCAACTTCGTGTACACCAGCTTCCAGGAACTGGCGACCAATATTTCCCATAAAAGGGTGGGCCAGTTAGCCAAGAAAAAAGGCAATAAGATGCTGGGAAAAATGTGTAACATCATCGCCGGTGACGAAATGAGGCACTATATGGCTTATCGCGATTTTGTAAAGACAATTTTTGAGATTGACCCAAGTGAAATGATGCTGGCTTTCCAGGATATGATGAAAAAGAAAATTGTAATGCCTGCGCAATTTCTTCGGGAATCGGGCCAGGGAATTGCAGAAGCTTTTGAAAACTTTTCGAATGCAGCGCAACGCCTGGGAGTTTATACTACTTATGACTATATTGATATTTTACAAAAACTGAATAGTTTCTGGGAAATTGATAAAATGAATTCCCTTACCGATGAAGCCGAAAAGGCACGTGATTATCTGATGCATTTACCCGACAGGATGTCGAGAATCGCTGATAGAATTTCCATTCCACAGGATCCACACCGTTTCAAATGGGTGGAAGCTAACGGAATGGTTTAA
- a CDS encoding autotransporter domain-containing protein, whose protein sequence is MKKLLLLILSLFLFTKAFSQSSEKLNEVKLNIGNTIAIASVEFGYERFLDFHQSVEGVFLINDRMNYHSEKGSREFNTSSFKLGYNYYFGEYNAGSGLYVNPFLKYRTGEFTQDRMIDPETTGKEIIDMDSFIIGFGLGYEWNFNDTFVIGPFLNLGRNFSDTVKEKFSAIEFNAGLNIGYRF, encoded by the coding sequence ATGAAAAAATTACTGCTCTTAATCTTAAGCCTCTTCCTTTTTACAAAAGCTTTTTCCCAATCATCGGAAAAATTAAATGAAGTAAAGTTAAATATCGGAAACACCATAGCCATCGCTTCAGTTGAATTCGGGTATGAACGTTTCCTTGATTTTCATCAATCGGTTGAGGGAGTTTTCCTTATCAATGACCGCATGAACTATCATTCAGAAAAAGGAAGCAGGGAATTTAATACTTCCAGTTTTAAACTGGGGTATAATTATTATTTCGGAGAATATAATGCCGGTTCAGGCCTGTATGTAAATCCTTTTTTAAAGTACCGCACCGGAGAATTTACGCAGGACAGGATGATCGACCCCGAAACAACTGGAAAAGAAATAATTGATATGGATTCTTTCATCATCGGGTTCGGCCTTGGTTATGAATGGAATTTTAACGACACCTTTGTAATAGGCCCTTTTCTTAATTTAGGCAGAAACTTCAGCGATACGGTCAAAGAAAAATTCTCAGCCATTGAATTCAATGCCGGGCTCAATATTGGTTACCGATTTTAG
- a CDS encoding antibiotic biosynthesis monooxygenase family protein, which produces MIARQWTCELKPDKNLEYENFLKEEILPELSALKGFHGASIKKNISGNEYMFTSEWENLESIKAFAGENISRAVVKEKAQQMMVRFDKEVKHYEIRYRQI; this is translated from the coding sequence ATGATCGCAAGGCAATGGACCTGTGAATTAAAACCCGATAAGAATTTAGAATATGAAAATTTCCTGAAAGAAGAGATTCTTCCTGAACTTTCGGCTTTAAAAGGATTTCACGGGGCGAGTATAAAAAAGAATATTTCAGGTAATGAATATATGTTCACTTCCGAATGGGAAAATCTGGAATCTATAAAGGCTTTCGCGGGTGAAAATATTTCCCGGGCAGTGGTAAAAGAAAAAGCACAGCAAATGATGGTCAGGTTCGACAAAGAAGTGAAGCATTATGAAATTCGCTATCGGCAAATATAA
- a CDS encoding outer membrane beta-barrel family protein: MKKTNIIYLITFLSFITVHAQQVISGKVTSAGEPLAFATVTLSPGDSTAAPIAYDYANENGIFKMEVKKEFKSAILKIEAMGFQDFSRRLNSDELPLKNLKIQLNASNNELKEVELIAESRKAISLKDNKFIFDVEKTGLGVASDGLEVMQQIPGISLDRNENIQFRGSTGVKILINGKTSFLKVEALREYVRSLNGEDIQRVEIIAQPSSRYEAEGTTGIINIVLKKKRKAGITGHVYSSFGYGEHPKYRNGGNLYYSDSLWNFNLNAYYNDTRSVNHRRVEQDILDKDQKIVQTNEWLPHTLSRSANFGVERYLPHNQTLSTSWRIHSMTGDEQTYGSTHEYRGVNLYKQVDLNKKANIPVTDVTGNIFYQNSSDDGKRKLEAQLNYSYFDQKNNNLLQNKYEINPEGSSDLVLNNLNNLKYHIFSGRLDYTVPVNSKLNLETGAKYSSVNTGYSNDYEANDPDQLFIPENLLNNTFNYSEDLVSAYLQGAYSLENISFKVGLRSEYINYTGESKSGKNSDEYISLFPSFSASLEKGNHQYQFSYSRRIGRPVYKDLNPFYEYIDPYTLQQGNPDLQPQFYHSFQLNYVYNNAYTASFYGYLYKDKITRVIDFDKNRNYTTYYQANASRGKRFGLSVNVPFDPKDWWKIQLSGDAYYSYEKSDIPGYAYANGGFGYNLNLYQMFSFDHDWNFQLTSFYSGPSESGNTKIKSSYDFSLSGKKQFWQNRLQLEAGCQNIFKKAYWHSVTRQDEVVTGWVNRWETRQFSIKLTYNFGMQKTKNIKDASISEEKSRM; encoded by the coding sequence ATGAAAAAAACAAACATTATCTATCTCATCACATTTCTGTCATTTATTACTGTGCACGCCCAGCAGGTGATCTCTGGGAAAGTGACCTCGGCGGGCGAACCTCTGGCTTTTGCCACAGTAACACTGTCTCCGGGCGACTCCACGGCAGCACCTATTGCCTATGACTATGCCAACGAAAACGGGATCTTTAAGATGGAAGTAAAAAAAGAGTTTAAATCGGCAATTCTGAAAATAGAGGCTATGGGCTTTCAGGATTTTAGCCGAAGACTAAACAGCGACGAACTTCCACTTAAAAATTTAAAAATTCAGCTTAATGCTTCAAATAACGAGCTTAAAGAGGTCGAACTGATCGCTGAGAGTAGAAAGGCTATTAGTCTGAAAGACAATAAATTCATATTTGATGTTGAAAAAACGGGCCTCGGCGTTGCCAGTGACGGCCTTGAGGTGATGCAACAAATTCCTGGTATCAGCCTTGATCGCAATGAGAACATTCAGTTTCGCGGTAGCACAGGTGTTAAGATTCTCATTAATGGCAAGACCAGTTTTCTAAAAGTCGAAGCCCTGCGGGAATATGTGCGTTCGCTGAACGGAGAAGATATCCAGAGGGTCGAGATCATCGCCCAACCTTCTTCTCGTTATGAAGCGGAAGGGACCACGGGAATCATCAATATTGTACTCAAGAAAAAACGCAAAGCTGGAATTACAGGGCATGTCTATTCCTCATTCGGTTATGGTGAACATCCAAAATATCGCAACGGCGGAAACCTTTATTACAGCGATTCGCTATGGAACTTTAACTTGAATGCCTATTACAACGATACCCGTTCGGTAAATCACAGAAGAGTAGAGCAGGATATTTTAGATAAGGATCAAAAGATCGTACAGACCAATGAATGGCTGCCTCATACGCTATCGCGAAGCGCGAATTTCGGCGTGGAAAGATACCTGCCTCACAACCAGACTTTGAGTACTTCCTGGCGAATTCATTCTATGACAGGCGATGAACAAACCTATGGTAGTACCCATGAATACAGGGGAGTCAATCTTTACAAACAGGTTGACCTGAATAAAAAGGCCAATATTCCGGTCACCGATGTTACCGGAAATATTTTCTACCAGAATTCTTCAGATGACGGAAAAAGAAAACTGGAAGCGCAGCTGAATTACTCTTATTTCGATCAAAAGAATAATAACCTGCTTCAGAATAAATATGAAATAAACCCTGAAGGATCGAGCGATCTGGTACTTAATAACCTCAATAATCTGAAATATCATATTTTTTCAGGGAGGCTTGATTATACGGTGCCAGTCAATTCCAAGCTGAATTTGGAAACCGGTGCTAAATATTCGTCGGTGAATACCGGGTATTCCAATGATTATGAAGCTAATGACCCGGATCAGCTCTTTATCCCCGAAAACCTTCTTAATAATACTTTCAATTATAGTGAAGACCTGGTTTCAGCTTATCTACAGGGAGCGTATTCACTTGAAAACATCAGCTTTAAAGTCGGTTTACGTTCTGAATATATAAATTATACTGGCGAATCGAAAAGTGGAAAAAACAGCGATGAGTATATTTCTTTATTTCCGTCTTTCTCAGCCAGCCTGGAAAAAGGAAATCATCAGTATCAATTTTCATATAGCCGAAGAATTGGTCGTCCGGTGTATAAAGATCTGAATCCTTTTTATGAGTATATAGACCCTTATACCCTACAGCAGGGAAATCCTGATTTGCAACCGCAATTTTATCACAGTTTTCAGCTTAATTACGTCTATAATAACGCGTATACCGCCAGTTTTTACGGGTATCTCTATAAGGATAAGATCACAAGAGTGATCGATTTTGACAAAAACAGGAATTACACTACTTATTACCAGGCTAATGCCAGCCGCGGTAAGCGTTTTGGCCTTTCTGTGAATGTACCTTTTGACCCTAAAGACTGGTGGAAAATTCAGTTAAGCGGAGATGCCTATTATAGCTATGAAAAATCTGATATTCCAGGTTACGCCTACGCTAACGGAGGTTTTGGTTATAATCTTAACCTGTACCAGATGTTCAGTTTTGACCATGACTGGAACTTTCAACTGACTTCTTTTTACAGCGGCCCTTCGGAAAGTGGGAACACTAAAATTAAATCTTCCTATGATTTTAGCCTTTCTGGAAAGAAGCAGTTCTGGCAAAACAGGTTGCAGTTGGAAGCGGGCTGCCAGAATATTTTCAAAAAAGCCTACTGGCACAGCGTTACACGTCAGGATGAGGTCGTGACTGGCTGGGTGAATAGATGGGAAACCCGACAGTTTTCGATTAAACTCACTTACAATTTTGGGATGCAGAAAACGAAAAACATCAAAGACGCTTCTATTTCAGAAGAAAAAAGCAGAATGTAA
- a CDS encoding sensor histidine kinase: MTRKQEITYHIIFWILFIAMDQFSNYVLRDYHNPDLWRLIATLLFTTLEVTIFYTNYAWLAPRTIPQKNWAQFLGGIIALIFAFAGLRYFLEEIVLFQFTGMHNYTADSRNFLYYFYDNSYYALRILIISTVLYLIKKLVTTTGQLQELKIEKKQAQLQNLKSQLSPHFLFNTLNSMYSDLYDTSPKLSEDILKLSEMLRYVTYEDENDRVFLKDEIVFLKNYIDLFQRRFDNKLKITINFPHAVSNEQIPSLLLIHFVENAFKHGILDDPEKPLSILLKTEGNRLIMKTINFYKTQTSYEEVGIGYKNIRKRLDLMYGQDYKLNINNENGKFEAELKIPML; the protein is encoded by the coding sequence ATGACCCGGAAACAGGAGATTACATACCACATTATTTTCTGGATACTGTTCATAGCCATGGATCAGTTTTCGAATTACGTATTGCGGGATTATCATAATCCTGACCTATGGCGTTTAATAGCTACTCTTCTATTTACCACTCTCGAAGTGACAATTTTCTATACTAATTATGCCTGGCTCGCCCCGAGAACCATTCCGCAAAAGAACTGGGCTCAATTCCTGGGAGGCATTATAGCGCTGATATTTGCTTTTGCAGGCCTTAGATATTTTCTGGAGGAAATCGTTCTTTTTCAATTTACAGGTATGCATAATTACACGGCCGATTCCCGCAATTTTCTCTATTATTTTTATGACAATTCTTATTACGCCTTAAGGATTCTTATCATAAGCACTGTTCTCTATCTGATAAAAAAACTGGTAACCACTACGGGCCAGCTTCAGGAACTGAAAATAGAAAAGAAACAGGCACAACTTCAGAATTTAAAATCCCAACTGAGCCCCCATTTTCTATTTAATACATTGAATAGCATGTATTCTGACCTCTATGATACCTCGCCAAAATTGAGCGAGGATATTTTGAAGTTGTCAGAAATGCTGCGCTACGTGACCTATGAAGATGAGAATGACCGTGTATTTTTAAAGGATGAGATCGTTTTTCTGAAGAACTATATCGATCTTTTTCAGCGAAGGTTTGACAATAAGCTGAAAATCACTATTAATTTCCCTCATGCGGTCAGCAATGAACAAATTCCGTCTCTTCTACTTATACATTTTGTGGAAAATGCCTTTAAACATGGTATTCTTGACGATCCGGAAAAACCTTTGAGCATTCTTCTGAAAACCGAAGGAAACAGGCTTATCATGAAAACTATTAATTTCTACAAAACACAAACCAGCTACGAAGAGGTTGGTATCGGTTATAAAAATATCAGAAAAAGGCTGGATCTGATGTATGGTCAAGACTATAAGCTGAATATCAATAATGAAAATGGAAAATTTGAAGCCGAACTGAAAATCCCGATGCTATGA